The following proteins are co-located in the Vigna angularis cultivar LongXiaoDou No.4 chromosome 2, ASM1680809v1, whole genome shotgun sequence genome:
- the LOC108327805 gene encoding protein METHYLENE BLUE SENSITIVITY 1 — translation MTGKAKPKKHTAKEIAAKIDAATTNRGGGKAGQADRSGVEKGGHAKYECPHCKVTAPDVKSMQIHHEARHPKIPFEEDKVVNLHATIASESSKQRPGIRGSHKK, via the coding sequence ATGACCGGGAAGGCGAAGCCCAAGAAGCACACGGCTAAGGAGATCGCGGCGAAGATCGACGCCGCCACTACCAACCGCGGCGGCGGTAAGGCGGGCCAGGCGGACCGGTCTGGTGTGGAGAAAGGCGGGCACGCGAAATACGAGTGCCCGCACTGCAAAGTCACGGCGCCTGACGTGAAATCGATGCAGATTCATCACGAGGCGCGTCACCCTAAGATCCCCTTTGAGGAGGACAAGGTCGTCAACCTTCACGCCACAATCGCCAGCGAATCGTCGAAGCAGCGTCCAGGCATTCGCGGAAGCCACAAGAAATGA